A stretch of DNA from Planifilum fimeticola:
TGGCGCGCGCTGTTAAGTCGAATGGATGCGGAAGAGAAAATCGAATGGGCTCAAGCTTTTCTGGATGGTCGATTTGTTCCTGCCAAAAAAGGGGAGACGGGATTGGAAAAACCAAGGTGGGCAAGGGAACCAAGGTCATGATGGTATCGGATGGAAACGGGGTGCCGATCGGTCTGTATCTGGACAGCGCCCAACATCATGAAATCCGGTTGGCGGAAGCCACCCTGAAAACGGTTCGGGTACCGCAAAGGCGGGGGCGTCCCCGAACACGGCCCAAGGAATTGGTGGCTGACAAAGCTTATGACAGCCGTTCTTTTCGAATTTGGTTGCGCCGACGGGGGATCAAGCCCACCATTGCCACCATTCATCGAAAAAGCCGCAAACCCCGTCGTGGCCGCCCCATCCGTGTGGGAGAGGGATACCGCCGGCGTTGGATCATTGAACGCTGCTTCGGTTGGATGAACAATTACCGTCGGTTGGTGGTTCGATATGACCGATATTTGTATATTTATAGAGCTTTTTGCCTGATTGCATTCATTATTTGGTGTGTGAATCGAATTTTGAAATAGCTTCTACTCTTCTCCTATAACCACAAAAAGCATCCTCTTAATTTATTTATTAAATAACTCGTTAAATAACTCGTCATTCTTCATCATAAAGCATGGAAAGAAATTGAGTAAATGTATCGCAGATATATACCAATGATTCGGGATATTCATCAGGATGGAAGTCCTTATCATGCCAAACAATCTTCGGTTGCTGAATGCCATCTCGGAAATCAAAATAATACAGGTTTTCTCCAGAATCTACGCCAAAAGGAATCAACTTGTCGGGAAGCTTGGCTTCCTTAACGTAGATCTCATAGTCCTCCAGTATATAATGATAAGGTGCTTCGGGGTTGTAACTGCACAACATATAAAACGACATGCCTTTAAATTTTCCGGAGTCAATGAAAGCCTCGATATTTTTTGGCCCCCCTCCGTGATATTTTTTTGCCCATTCAACGTAATCCTGAGGAAATTTTATCCCTAGATGTTCTTCGACTTTGGCAATAA
This window harbors:
- a CDS encoding IS5 family transposase, whose product is MGSSFSGWSICSCQKRGDGIGKTKVGKGTKVMMVSDGNGVPIGLYLDSAQHHEIRLAEATLKTVRVPQRRGRPRTRPKELVADKAYDSRSFRIWLRRRGIKPTIATIHRKSRKPRRGRPIRVGEGYRRRWIIERCFGWMNNYRRLVVRYDRYLYIYRAFCLIAFIIWCVNRILK
- a CDS encoding SMI1/KNR4 family protein, whose protein sequence is MIEWEQREKMIDRKVIAKVEEHLGIKFPQDYVEWAKKYHGGGPKNIEAFIDSGKFKGMSFYMLCSYNPEAPYHYILEDYEIYVKEAKLPDKLIPFGVDSGENLYYFDFRDGIQQPKIVWHDKDFHPDEYPESLVYICDTFTQFLSMLYDEE